A DNA window from Pseudarthrobacter sp. W1I19 contains the following coding sequences:
- a CDS encoding RsmB/NOP family class I SAM-dependent RNA methyltransferase: protein MSGSGDNQGGRGRTGGGSSGGQRGGSGGGQRGSGRGNGGPRDSSNRNAKGRERNRATQRSFTDNAPSQRTRRADPARLVAFEVLRAVAAEDAYANLVLPARIRQHGLDKRDAGFATELSYGALRGQGTYDAILARCVDRPLDQLDPAILDALRLGVHQLLAMRVPAHAALDQTVGLARAVIGAGPSALINAVLRKVAANTLEEWLELLTGGETDETKVASLRHAHPEWIVRAMRQSLVAHGRPASEINDLLEADNAAPVVNLVALPGIGSLDEALENGAAPGELVEGSALSSGGDLGRLASVREGSTRVQDVGSQLVARAMAAVNLIGHRGDGMPGASGAEIPNDGEAWLDLCAGPGGKAALLGALANQRGATLLANEPAPHRAKLVSQALSAVPRDTWQVRTGDGRDVGTEKPESFDRVLVDVPCSGLGALRRRPESRWRRTPKDLADLGPLQRELLASALAAVRPGGVVAYVTCSPHPAETTAVVSDALRKRDDLELLEAGQVLDSVSLTGNLGAGHESTAQLWPHVHGTDAMFLALIRKKP, encoded by the coding sequence ATGAGCGGTTCCGGCGACAACCAAGGCGGCCGTGGAAGAACCGGCGGCGGCAGCTCAGGCGGCCAGCGCGGCGGCTCCGGCGGCGGCCAGCGCGGAAGCGGCCGTGGTAACGGCGGGCCGCGCGATTCCAGCAACCGCAACGCCAAGGGCCGGGAACGGAACCGGGCCACCCAGCGCAGCTTCACCGACAACGCGCCGTCCCAGCGGACGCGCCGGGCTGATCCTGCCCGGCTGGTAGCCTTCGAAGTCCTCCGGGCCGTAGCCGCCGAGGACGCCTATGCCAACCTCGTGCTGCCGGCACGGATCCGGCAGCACGGACTGGACAAGCGGGATGCCGGGTTCGCCACCGAACTCAGCTACGGCGCCCTTCGCGGCCAGGGAACGTACGACGCCATCCTGGCCCGCTGCGTGGACCGCCCCCTGGACCAGCTGGACCCGGCCATCCTGGACGCCCTCCGGCTTGGTGTCCACCAACTGCTGGCCATGCGTGTTCCCGCGCACGCAGCGCTGGACCAAACCGTGGGCCTGGCCCGCGCCGTCATCGGCGCGGGACCCTCAGCCCTCATCAATGCCGTCCTCCGCAAAGTTGCAGCCAACACCCTCGAGGAATGGCTGGAGTTGTTGACCGGCGGCGAAACAGACGAGACCAAGGTGGCGTCCCTCCGCCACGCGCATCCCGAATGGATCGTCCGTGCCATGCGCCAGTCGCTGGTGGCGCATGGGCGTCCGGCCTCGGAAATCAACGACCTCCTGGAAGCCGATAACGCCGCACCGGTGGTCAACCTGGTGGCCCTGCCCGGCATCGGAAGCCTCGATGAAGCCCTTGAAAACGGAGCCGCTCCCGGTGAACTGGTGGAAGGCTCCGCGCTCTCCAGCGGCGGGGACCTTGGCCGGCTTGCCTCAGTAAGGGAGGGCAGCACCAGGGTTCAGGACGTCGGCTCACAGCTGGTGGCACGGGCCATGGCCGCGGTTAACCTTATTGGGCACCGTGGTGACGGCATGCCCGGCGCTTCCGGGGCCGAGATCCCGAACGACGGCGAAGCATGGCTGGACCTGTGCGCAGGCCCGGGCGGCAAGGCCGCTTTGCTCGGTGCGCTGGCGAACCAGAGGGGCGCCACCCTGCTGGCCAATGAACCGGCACCCCACCGGGCCAAGCTGGTCAGCCAGGCGCTGTCCGCCGTGCCCCGGGACACATGGCAGGTCAGGACCGGCGACGGCCGCGACGTGGGCACAGAAAAGCCCGAATCGTTTGACCGGGTACTCGTTGACGTCCCGTGCAGTGGCCTGGGCGCGCTTCGGCGGCGGCCGGAGTCCCGCTGGCGCCGCACGCCCAAGGACCTGGCCGACCTCGGCCCGCTGCAGCGTGAACTGCTCGCCTCCGCACTGGCTGCTGTCCGCCCCGGCGGCGTGGTGGCCTATGTAACATGCTCGCCCCACCCGGCCGAAACCACAGCCGTGGTCAGCGATGCACTTCGCAAACGCGATGACCTGGAACTGCTGGAGGCCGGGCAGGTCCTGGACAGTGTGAGCCTGACCGGGAACCTTGGCGCAGGGCACGAGTCCACCGCCCAGCTGTGGCCCCACGTCCACGGCACCGACGCCATGTTCCTTGCCCTGATCCGGAAAAAGCCCTGA
- the fmt gene encoding methionyl-tRNA formyltransferase translates to MRVLFAGTPAVAVPSLNALVEAGFDVVAVLTRPDAPIGRKRVLTPSPVAARAAELGIEVIHAARINDETIARISAASPDVAAIVAYGGLVPPAALGIPRHGWINLHFSLLPSWRGAAPVQRAVMAGDDITGAVTFQLEEGLDTGPLFGTLTETVGPEDTAGELLERLSRSGAVLLAQTLSAIDAGKAAAVPQSGEVSLAPKLTLDDGRLDWKHPALAIGRQARGVTPEPGAWTVLAGQRIKLEPVRLRPDVSQLAPGAVSIQDKSVLVGTGSHAVELTRVQPAGKKMMAAADWARGMASLESVVFE, encoded by the coding sequence GTGAGGGTCCTTTTCGCGGGAACCCCCGCCGTCGCTGTCCCGTCCCTTAATGCGCTCGTCGAAGCAGGTTTCGACGTCGTTGCCGTCCTTACCCGGCCGGATGCGCCGATTGGCCGGAAGCGTGTGCTGACCCCTTCGCCGGTGGCCGCCCGGGCAGCCGAGCTGGGGATCGAGGTGATCCACGCGGCCCGGATCAACGATGAAACCATCGCCAGGATTTCGGCGGCCAGTCCGGACGTCGCCGCAATTGTGGCCTACGGCGGGCTGGTCCCGCCGGCGGCGCTTGGCATCCCGCGGCACGGGTGGATCAACCTGCATTTCTCCCTCCTTCCCTCCTGGCGCGGTGCTGCCCCCGTGCAGCGCGCCGTGATGGCCGGTGATGACATCACCGGCGCTGTGACCTTCCAGTTGGAGGAGGGCCTGGACACCGGACCGTTGTTCGGAACCCTGACGGAAACGGTGGGGCCTGAAGATACCGCCGGAGAGCTCCTTGAGCGGTTGTCCCGCAGTGGGGCCGTGCTGTTGGCCCAGACACTCTCGGCCATTGACGCCGGCAAGGCCGCCGCCGTGCCTCAGTCCGGTGAGGTCTCCCTGGCACCCAAGCTGACCCTCGACGACGGCCGCCTGGACTGGAAGCACCCGGCCCTGGCGATCGGACGGCAGGCGCGGGGAGTCACTCCGGAACCGGGAGCGTGGACGGTGCTGGCGGGCCAGCGGATCAAGCTGGAACCCGTCCGGCTCCGGCCTGACGTTTCACAGCTGGCGCCCGGTGCCGTGTCCATCCAGGACAAGAGCGTGCTGGTGGGTACTGGTTCGCACGCCGTGGAGCTGACCAGGGTCCAGCCCGCCGGCAAAAAGATGATGGCCGCTGCTGACTGGGCACGCGGCATGGCTTCCCTTGAAAGCGTGGTGTTCGAATGA
- the def gene encoding peptide deformylase translates to MAILNIRIIGDPVLRTVADPVTDFGPELAKLVADMTETMEDVDGAGLAAPQIGVSKRVFTYRIDGVEGHIINPVLENSEDFQPDHVEGCLSIPGLGFPVKRYRATRVTGVDMHGNPVTVEGEGMLARCFQHENDHLDGILYTDRLEGEDRKAALRSIRNANYDAITEKTTAKRAKTVGSSFGGSSFGGVTSGSSFGAGAAGTNG, encoded by the coding sequence ATGGCTATTCTGAATATCCGCATCATCGGTGATCCTGTGCTCCGCACAGTTGCCGATCCTGTGACGGATTTCGGGCCTGAGCTGGCCAAGCTGGTGGCGGACATGACCGAGACCATGGAAGACGTAGACGGCGCCGGCCTCGCCGCGCCTCAAATCGGCGTCAGCAAGCGCGTGTTCACCTACCGCATCGACGGCGTGGAAGGGCACATCATCAACCCTGTGCTGGAAAACAGCGAGGACTTCCAGCCGGACCACGTGGAAGGCTGCCTCTCCATCCCGGGCCTGGGTTTCCCGGTAAAGCGTTACCGCGCCACCCGCGTCACCGGCGTCGATATGCACGGCAACCCCGTCACCGTCGAGGGTGAGGGTATGCTGGCACGCTGCTTCCAGCACGAGAACGACCACCTGGACGGCATCCTCTACACCGACAGGCTGGAAGGGGAGGACCGCAAGGCTGCCCTGCGTTCCATCCGCAACGCCAACTACGACGCCATCACGGAAAAGACGACGGCGAAACGCGCCAAGACAGTCGGCTCGAGTTTCGGGGGCTCGAGCTTTGGCGGCGTAACGTCCGGGTCCAGCTTCGGTGCAGGCGCGGCTGGTACCAACGGGTGA
- a CDS encoding cytochrome, with protein sequence MTAPLLAHAAEYGRMYARSTSEHFSVPSITTVIGQQPHGLDGWFGYMGASSLAKDPLLADCLGSPAKIKQAVNRAAKAAETYRDEAAKRGDRVHFYCEQVALRALGRPHGMKEAREALAANGEEAFAVRFDEWWELFQVEPIAPEITVWNNSVGYAGTLDLVARINGRICLIDYKTKGTTRDGLVKPLDDKVVMQLVAGMKAEESLVDPEAGTWEPWKYGENPVLLAVAIGETEVRPVRANPDVLKHHWWKFCALRRVWELSADTISAGTALLPIAPPPLAQVQPA encoded by the coding sequence ATGACAGCTCCACTTCTTGCCCATGCCGCGGAATACGGTCGGATGTACGCCCGGTCCACCTCCGAGCACTTCTCAGTACCGTCCATCACCACAGTGATCGGCCAGCAGCCGCACGGGCTTGATGGTTGGTTCGGATATATGGGCGCCAGCAGCCTGGCCAAGGATCCGCTGCTGGCCGACTGCCTGGGAAGTCCCGCCAAAATCAAGCAGGCAGTAAATCGAGCGGCCAAGGCAGCGGAAACCTACCGGGACGAGGCCGCCAAGCGCGGGGACCGCGTGCATTTCTACTGCGAGCAGGTGGCCCTGCGGGCCCTGGGCCGTCCCCACGGCATGAAAGAGGCGCGCGAGGCCCTGGCAGCCAACGGCGAAGAAGCCTTCGCCGTCCGGTTCGACGAATGGTGGGAGCTTTTCCAGGTTGAACCCATCGCCCCCGAGATCACCGTCTGGAACAACTCCGTGGGGTATGCCGGAACCCTGGACCTCGTGGCACGGATCAACGGCCGGATCTGCCTCATCGACTACAAAACCAAGGGCACCACCCGTGACGGCCTGGTCAAGCCGCTGGACGACAAAGTAGTGATGCAGCTGGTGGCCGGCATGAAGGCGGAGGAGAGCCTGGTGGATCCGGAAGCGGGGACCTGGGAGCCGTGGAAGTATGGCGAAAACCCGGTCCTGCTGGCGGTGGCCATCGGCGAGACCGAGGTCCGCCCCGTCCGCGCCAACCCCGACGTCCTTAAGCACCACTGGTGGAAGTTCTGCGCCCTGCGGCGTGTCTGGGAGCTGTCCGCGGACACCATTTCAGCGGGCACGGCGCTCCTGCCCATCGCCCCTCCGCCTCTCGCGCAGGTACAGCCTGCCTAG
- a CDS encoding antitoxin, translated as MGLIDDLKGKAQGLIRGNEQAIKNGITKAGDLVDTKTGGKYSGHVNKIQGGASKLIDKNGTPGTAPAAEQVPPVNPVPPVDKAP; from the coding sequence GTGGGACTGATTGACGATCTAAAGGGCAAGGCTCAAGGTCTCATCCGCGGCAACGAGCAGGCCATCAAGAACGGCATCACCAAGGCCGGCGATTTAGTGGACACCAAGACCGGAGGCAAGTACTCGGGTCACGTCAACAAGATTCAGGGTGGCGCTTCCAAGCTCATTGACAAGAACGGAACCCCAGGCACGGCACCTGCCGCTGAGCAGGTCCCGCCGGTCAACCCGGTTCCGCCGGTTGACAAGGCTCCGTAA
- a CDS encoding benzoate/H(+) symporter BenE family transporter — protein MAKSPASLNTHRPGRQSTLDSRPVVAGIVTALVGFTSSFAVVLSGLKSVGADPAQAASGLLALTAAVGVGVLWLSWRSKVPVTLAWSTPGAALLATSGTVDGGWPAAVGAFLAAGILIAMTGLVPALGRLMAKIPATLAQAMLAGVLLQLCLAPFKALGDVPLFIAPVIACWLVMMKFAPRWAVPAALLVALVVIGVSLAAGGTSLDGTGIFPAFNWTTPTFSLQAVAGIALPLFVVTMASQNVPGVAVLRSFGYETPWRASMLVTGAGTALAAPFGAHAVNLAALSAALAAGEEAGPDRNRRWVAGFTSGLAYLVLAAFSAALVTLVAAAPPGMLEAVAGLALLGTLATSISAALADPEERIAPAVTFLMAASGLGFAGVGSAFWALAIGLAVRAVLNPRRPRASS, from the coding sequence ATGGCGAAGTCCCCCGCATCCCTCAACACCCACCGGCCCGGCAGGCAATCCACACTGGATTCCAGGCCCGTTGTGGCAGGAATCGTCACCGCGCTGGTGGGCTTTACCTCGTCTTTCGCCGTGGTCCTGTCCGGGCTGAAGTCAGTGGGGGCCGACCCTGCACAGGCCGCCTCCGGACTGTTGGCACTCACCGCGGCCGTGGGAGTGGGCGTGCTGTGGCTTTCCTGGCGGTCAAAAGTGCCGGTGACCCTCGCGTGGTCCACTCCCGGGGCCGCGTTGCTGGCAACGTCAGGAACGGTCGACGGCGGGTGGCCGGCCGCCGTCGGCGCCTTCCTTGCCGCGGGGATACTGATTGCCATGACCGGCCTGGTCCCAGCCCTGGGCCGGCTGATGGCCAAGATCCCGGCAACCCTGGCGCAGGCGATGCTTGCCGGCGTGCTGCTGCAGCTCTGCCTGGCGCCGTTCAAAGCCTTGGGCGATGTGCCCCTGTTCATAGCCCCGGTCATTGCCTGCTGGCTGGTGATGATGAAGTTCGCGCCCCGCTGGGCCGTGCCCGCGGCGCTGCTGGTGGCCTTGGTGGTGATTGGTGTTTCCCTGGCGGCCGGGGGCACGTCCCTGGACGGGACGGGGATTTTTCCTGCCTTCAACTGGACCACCCCCACGTTCAGCCTGCAGGCGGTGGCGGGCATCGCCCTGCCGCTTTTTGTGGTGACCATGGCATCCCAGAACGTTCCCGGGGTGGCAGTGCTTCGGTCGTTCGGCTACGAAACCCCCTGGCGGGCGTCCATGCTGGTGACCGGGGCCGGGACTGCCCTGGCAGCCCCTTTCGGCGCCCACGCCGTCAACCTCGCCGCACTGAGCGCGGCACTGGCAGCAGGTGAGGAGGCGGGGCCGGACCGGAACAGGCGGTGGGTTGCGGGCTTTACGTCCGGGCTTGCCTACCTTGTGCTGGCTGCGTTCTCCGCAGCCCTGGTGACCCTGGTGGCGGCTGCACCGCCAGGCATGCTCGAAGCAGTGGCCGGCCTGGCGCTCCTGGGCACCCTGGCAACTTCCATCTCGGCGGCCCTGGCGGACCCGGAGGAAAGGATAGCCCCGGCCGTCACTTTTCTGATGGCAGCCTCCGGACTGGGCTTTGCCGGCGTCGGCTCCGCGTTTTGGGCGCTGGCCATCGGCCTGGCAGTGCGGGCGGTACTAAATCCGCGCCGGCCACGGGCTTCGAGCTAG
- the zapE gene encoding cell division protein ZapE — translation MVQIEQLAARTPSVSVDELLKGFYPSPRFGQVSFASYRPDPKQPSQAHAVRALQGFAEGVGSGDGGGLFKKLFGKKDTSRAGIYLDGGFGVGKTHLLASLWHASPGPKAFGTFVEYTNLVGALSFRKTVEALSGYKLVCIDEFELDDPGDTVLMSRLMRELADAGVKLAATSNTLPGSLGDGRFAAVDFQREIQVLADQFDVVRIDGEDFRHRGLPAAPAPLKNSELSAHMKAEFDGRTVAQDEFSTLIAHLAGVHPSRYRQLIDGIDGVVWRNVGTITEQAVALRFVVLADRLYDKDVPILASGVPFDKLFTEEMMTGGYMKKYFRAVSRLTALAREGQNHEPS, via the coding sequence TTGGTACAGATCGAACAGCTTGCCGCCCGAACCCCGTCGGTATCGGTGGATGAGCTCCTCAAGGGTTTCTATCCTTCGCCGCGGTTCGGCCAGGTGTCGTTTGCAAGCTACCGCCCCGATCCCAAGCAGCCCAGCCAGGCACACGCCGTACGCGCCCTGCAGGGTTTTGCCGAGGGCGTTGGATCCGGTGACGGAGGTGGCCTGTTCAAGAAACTGTTCGGCAAAAAGGACACGTCCCGCGCCGGTATCTATCTTGACGGCGGCTTCGGCGTGGGCAAGACCCACTTGCTCGCCTCTCTCTGGCACGCCTCGCCCGGGCCCAAGGCCTTCGGCACGTTCGTGGAATACACCAACCTGGTGGGGGCCCTCTCCTTCCGCAAGACTGTGGAGGCGCTCAGCGGCTACAAACTCGTCTGCATCGACGAATTCGAGCTCGACGATCCGGGCGATACCGTGCTGATGTCGCGGCTGATGCGTGAACTCGCGGACGCCGGTGTGAAGCTTGCAGCCACATCCAACACCCTGCCCGGGTCACTGGGCGACGGCAGGTTCGCAGCAGTGGACTTCCAGCGCGAAATCCAGGTGCTTGCCGACCAGTTCGACGTGGTCCGCATTGACGGCGAGGACTTCCGCCACCGCGGGCTTCCGGCAGCCCCGGCGCCCCTGAAGAACAGTGAACTGTCCGCCCACATGAAAGCCGAGTTCGATGGCAGGACGGTGGCGCAGGATGAGTTCAGCACCCTGATCGCCCACCTCGCCGGCGTGCACCCCAGCCGCTACCGCCAGCTGATCGACGGCATCGATGGCGTGGTGTGGCGGAACGTGGGAACCATTACCGAGCAGGCGGTGGCGCTGCGCTTTGTGGTGCTGGCTGACCGGCTCTATGACAAGGATGTGCCCATCCTGGCCAGCGGCGTTCCGTTCGACAAGCTGTTCACCGAGGAAATGATGACCGGCGGCTATATGAAGAAGTACTTCCGCGCCGTCTCCCGCCTCACAGCACTGGCCCGCGAAGGCCAGAACCACGAACCGTCCTAG
- a CDS encoding sulfurtransferase, with translation MPYPVEQNEKFAAYAHPERLVSTGWLAAAVENGAVASGQLVVVESDEDVLLYETGHIPGAVKIDWHTDLNDEVTRDYVDGAAFAELAASKGISRDSTVVIYGDKSNWWAAYALWVFTLFGHRDVRLLDGGRDKWIAEGRELTTERPAPARGDYPVVERDDAPIRAFKEDVLAHLGKPLIDVRSPEEYTGQRTHMPAYPEEGALRGGHIPTAASIPWARAAAPDGTFRSREELDALYLGEAGLSEGDDVVAYCRIGERSSHTWFALKYLLGFESVRNYDGSWTEWGNAVRVPIVKGAERGSFPVAVGA, from the coding sequence ATGCCGTACCCCGTTGAACAGAACGAGAAATTCGCTGCCTACGCCCACCCCGAGCGCCTCGTCTCCACTGGGTGGCTCGCCGCCGCCGTGGAAAACGGTGCCGTTGCCAGCGGCCAGCTGGTAGTAGTGGAGTCCGACGAGGACGTACTCCTCTACGAGACGGGGCACATCCCCGGCGCCGTGAAGATTGACTGGCACACCGACCTGAATGACGAAGTGACCCGCGACTACGTGGACGGGGCCGCCTTTGCGGAACTGGCGGCGTCGAAGGGCATCTCCCGCGACAGCACCGTGGTGATCTACGGTGACAAGTCCAACTGGTGGGCCGCCTACGCGCTGTGGGTCTTCACCCTCTTCGGACACCGGGATGTGCGGCTGCTCGACGGCGGCCGGGACAAGTGGATCGCCGAGGGCAGGGAACTGACCACTGAGAGGCCTGCACCGGCCCGGGGCGACTACCCGGTTGTTGAGCGCGACGATGCTCCGATCCGTGCTTTCAAGGAAGATGTGCTGGCCCACCTGGGCAAGCCCTTGATCGACGTCCGCTCCCCCGAGGAATACACCGGCCAGCGCACCCACATGCCGGCCTACCCCGAGGAGGGCGCGCTGCGCGGCGGCCACATTCCTACTGCTGCCTCCATTCCCTGGGCCCGGGCGGCGGCGCCGGACGGAACTTTCCGCAGCCGTGAGGAACTCGACGCCCTCTACCTGGGCGAGGCCGGCCTGTCCGAAGGCGACGACGTTGTGGCTTATTGCCGCATCGGCGAGCGTTCCAGCCACACCTGGTTCGCCCTGAAGTACCTCCTGGGCTTCGAATCCGTCCGCAACTACGACGGTTCGTGGACCGAGTGGGGCAACGCCGTGCGCGTGCCCATCGTCAAGGGCGCCGAGCGCGGATCCTTTCCCGTCGCCGTCGGAGCCTGA
- a CDS encoding SufE family protein encodes MTTQALPTALAAIVDDFQALTEPERLQLLLEFSQGLPELPDRLKDHPELLEQVVECQSPLFLTIETEKGAGPAGAVRLFFKAPAEAPTTRGFAGVLHEGLDGLSAEEILSVPDDMPELLGLTRAITPLRMRGMTAMLGRIKRKVAASTAVRS; translated from the coding sequence ATGACTACTCAAGCACTGCCCACCGCCCTTGCGGCCATTGTGGACGACTTCCAGGCCCTGACGGAGCCCGAGCGGCTGCAACTGCTGCTCGAGTTCTCGCAGGGACTTCCGGAACTCCCCGATCGCCTGAAGGACCATCCCGAACTGCTCGAACAGGTGGTGGAATGCCAGTCCCCGCTGTTCCTGACCATCGAGACGGAAAAGGGCGCCGGCCCGGCCGGCGCCGTGCGGCTCTTCTTTAAAGCGCCGGCAGAGGCTCCCACCACGCGCGGTTTTGCCGGCGTCCTGCACGAAGGTCTGGACGGGCTGTCCGCCGAGGAAATCCTCTCGGTCCCGGATGACATGCCGGAACTGCTGGGCCTGACCCGCGCCATCACGCCGCTGCGGATGCGCGGAATGACGGCGATGCTGGGAAGGATCAAGCGCAAGGTTGCCGCTTCCACGGCCGTGCGCTCCTAG
- the ybaK gene encoding Cys-tRNA(Pro) deacylase — protein MARKNTSQGTPATAVLAAAGVPFVLHPYDHDPATASYGAEAAQALGIEPAKVFKTLMVEVEGRLAVGIVPVSGTLDLKAFAAAMGAKKAAMADPAAAQRRTGYVLGGISPLGQRLPSPTVLDHSALALETLLVSGGKRGLDIELAPTDLIRLTAAVTAPISSLS, from the coding sequence ATGGCACGAAAAAATACATCACAGGGAACTCCGGCCACCGCCGTACTGGCGGCAGCCGGGGTTCCCTTTGTGCTGCATCCCTACGATCACGATCCCGCCACCGCAAGTTACGGCGCAGAAGCTGCCCAAGCGCTGGGCATCGAACCTGCAAAAGTCTTCAAAACGCTGATGGTGGAGGTGGAAGGCAGGCTGGCGGTGGGGATCGTGCCGGTCAGCGGCACACTCGACCTCAAAGCGTTCGCAGCCGCCATGGGAGCCAAGAAGGCGGCAATGGCCGATCCCGCCGCCGCCCAGCGACGCACCGGATACGTCCTTGGCGGCATCTCCCCGCTCGGCCAGCGGCTTCCCTCCCCTACAGTCCTGGACCACAGCGCCCTGGCGCTGGAGACGCTCCTGGTGTCGGGCGGCAAGCGCGGCCTGGACATCGAGTTGGCACCCACGGACCTGATCCGCCTCACCGCCGCCGTCACGGCACCCATCAGCTCGCTGTCGTAG
- a CDS encoding S9 family peptidase yields the protein MALFQRSSPAPLLSTKDSGTGLSLRTKWAIGGAIGGGALAGLLATGSSALAVYFARRVITPARQRAANQEVLAVTRDGHGQQVIMAANEDTTVDGVYGFFFDGGKGHARIGRIVSYSPAERTVSREVEAVYAGDLSKARWGWWSGALYPDPAAVGIPAEEVMIDVDRGQAPAWLVRAGGTARTWAVMVHGRGATRQEALRAVGPALELGLTSLVVSYRNDGLAPSADDGRYGLGSTEWRDIEAAIEYALANGAEEIVLFGWSMGGAICLQTADLSRYRNLIRAMVLDAPVIDWVTVLAHHAQLNKIPSLVGRYGQLMLGHPLGRRLTGLSAPVDLKAMDWVSRAVELRTPTLIIHSVDDEYVPYGPSALLAERNPEMVTFEAFNHARHTKEWNVDPERWERVVKAWLRKQLAPRLNPGAARHGRDAALGGERA from the coding sequence ATGGCACTTTTCCAGCGCAGCAGCCCCGCACCCCTCCTGAGTACCAAGGATTCCGGCACCGGCCTGTCGCTGCGGACCAAATGGGCCATCGGCGGCGCTATCGGCGGCGGCGCGCTCGCGGGGCTGCTGGCCACAGGGTCTTCAGCGCTCGCCGTGTACTTTGCCCGCCGGGTCATCACCCCCGCCCGCCAGCGGGCGGCGAACCAGGAAGTACTGGCCGTGACCCGGGACGGCCACGGGCAGCAGGTGATCATGGCAGCAAATGAGGACACCACCGTGGACGGGGTGTACGGGTTCTTTTTCGACGGCGGCAAGGGGCACGCCCGGATCGGCCGAATCGTCTCCTACTCTCCGGCTGAGCGCACCGTGTCCCGAGAGGTAGAAGCGGTGTACGCAGGGGACCTCAGCAAGGCCCGCTGGGGCTGGTGGAGCGGGGCCCTCTACCCGGACCCGGCCGCCGTCGGAATCCCTGCCGAAGAGGTCATGATCGACGTGGACCGCGGGCAGGCACCCGCCTGGCTGGTCCGCGCGGGCGGGACGGCACGGACCTGGGCGGTGATGGTCCATGGCAGGGGTGCCACGCGGCAGGAGGCCCTGCGCGCCGTTGGACCCGCCCTCGAGCTGGGGCTGACCAGTCTGGTGGTGTCGTATCGCAATGACGGGCTGGCGCCGTCCGCCGACGACGGTCGTTACGGCCTCGGGTCCACCGAGTGGCGCGATATCGAAGCCGCCATCGAGTATGCCCTGGCGAACGGGGCCGAGGAGATTGTGCTGTTCGGCTGGTCAATGGGCGGCGCCATCTGCCTGCAGACTGCGGATCTGTCCCGCTACCGGAACCTGATCCGGGCCATGGTGCTGGATGCGCCGGTCATTGACTGGGTGACCGTACTGGCCCACCACGCCCAGCTGAACAAGATTCCGTCACTGGTGGGGCGGTACGGGCAACTCATGCTGGGGCACCCGCTGGGACGGCGGCTCACCGGACTGTCAGCACCGGTGGACCTCAAGGCGATGGACTGGGTGTCGCGGGCAGTTGAACTACGCACGCCCACCTTGATCATCCACAGCGTGGACGATGAGTACGTGCCCTACGGCCCGTCCGCTCTGTTGGCAGAACGCAATCCGGAAATGGTCACCTTCGAGGCCTTCAACCATGCCCGGCATACCAAAGAGTGGAATGTTGATCCGGAGCGCTGGGAACGCGTGGTCAAGGCGTGGCTGCGGAAACAGCTGGCGCCCCGCCTGAATCCGGGTGCAGCCAGGCATGGACGCGACGCTGCACTGGGTGGGGAACGCGCCTAG
- the msrB gene encoding peptide-methionine (R)-S-oxide reductase MsrB, whose amino-acid sequence MSIFGNNILGKNIFGNKDAGPAPESPAAEPSVQKTDAEWRQELTPEEYHVLRQAGTERPFTGEYWDTHTAGVYQCRACGAELFTSNEKFDSHCGWPSFFAPLAEGTVRYIHDRTLGMERVEVRCATCDSHLGHVFDGEGYPTPTDQRYCINSVSLKLVPREEPQDGGPEPEA is encoded by the coding sequence ATGAGCATCTTCGGAAACAACATCCTGGGAAAGAACATCTTCGGAAACAAGGACGCAGGTCCGGCTCCCGAGTCCCCCGCCGCCGAGCCCAGCGTCCAGAAGACCGACGCCGAATGGCGTCAGGAGCTCACGCCGGAGGAATACCATGTACTCCGCCAGGCTGGCACCGAGCGACCCTTCACCGGGGAATACTGGGACACCCATACCGCCGGCGTCTACCAGTGCCGGGCGTGCGGCGCTGAACTGTTCACCAGCAATGAGAAATTTGATTCCCACTGCGGGTGGCCTTCCTTCTTTGCGCCTCTGGCAGAAGGCACGGTCCGCTACATCCACGACCGCACTCTTGGCATGGAGCGGGTGGAGGTGCGCTGCGCTACCTGTGATTCCCACCTGGGACACGTGTTCGACGGCGAGGGTTACCCCACCCCCACGGACCAGCGGTACTGCATCAATTCCGTCTCGCTGAAGCTCGTTCCGCGCGAAGAACCGCAGGACGGCGGCCCCGAACCGGAGGCCTGA